Proteins from a genomic interval of Musa acuminata AAA Group cultivar baxijiao chromosome BXJ1-9, Cavendish_Baxijiao_AAA, whole genome shotgun sequence:
- the RPS4 gene encoding small ribosomal subunit protein bS1c, which yields MASFVNHQFAGLRCAPLSSSPLSKPSSAASSKAPARPSFCSAAVIAGTYALTSAQKERQKLKEVFEEAYDRCRTAPMEGVAFTVEDFHSALEKYDFDSEIGTKVKGTVFMTDMNGALVDITAKSSAYLPVQEACIHKIKHVSEAGIYPGLVEEFVIIGEMNADDSLILSLRSIQYDLAWERCRQLQAEDVIVKGKVVGGNKGGVVAIVEGLRGFVPFSQISAKSTAEELIDKELPLKFVEVDEEQSRLVLSNRKAMADSQAQLGIGSVVLGTVQSLKPYGAFVDIGGINGLLHVSQISHDRVSDISTVLQPGDTLKVMILSHDRERGRVSLSTKKLEPTPGDMIRNPKLVFEKADEMAQIFRQRIAQAEAMARADMLRFQPESGLTLNSEGILGPLTSDLPAEGLDLSEIPPADD from the exons ATGGCGAGCTTCGTGAACCACCAGTTCGCCGGCCTTCGGTGCGCGCCgctctcctcctcccctctttcGAAGCcttcctccgccgcctcctccaAGGCGCCGGCCAGGCCCTCCTTCTGCTCCGCCGCCGTCATCGCCGGCACCTACGCCCTTACCTCGGCCCAGAAGGAGCGGCAGAAGCTGAAGGAGGTCTTCGAGGAGGCCTACGACCGCTGCCGCACCGCCCCCATGGAAGGCGTCGCCTTCACCGTCGAGGACTTCCATTCCGCCCTCGAGAAGTACGACTTCGACTCCGAAATCGGCACCAAG GTAAAGGGAACAGTTTTCATGACAGATATGAATGGGGCACTTGTTGACATAACAGCCAAGTCTTCTGCATACTTACCTGTCCAAGAAGCGTGTATTCACAAAATTAAGCATGTTTCCGAGGCAGGAATATATCCAGGATTGGTAGAAGAGTTTGTCATAATTGGTGAGATGAATGCAGATGATAGCTTAATTTTGAGTTTACGGTCAATTCAGTATGATCTTGCATGGGAAAGGTGTAGGCAGCTTCAGGCCGAAGATGTTATTGTCAAGGGTAAG GTTGTGGGTGGAAATAAAGGAGGTGTTGTGGCAATCGTGGAGGGCCTTCGTGGTTTTGTTCCATTTTCACAGATATCAGCG AAATCAACAGCAGAAGAACTCATTGATAAGGAACTACCGCTGAAGTTTGTGGAGGTTGACGAGGAACAATCTAGGCTTGTTCTCAGTAATCGCAAGGCCATGGCAGATAGTCAGGCTCAACTTGGAATTGGATCGGTGGTCTTGGGAACTGTTCAAAGTCTTAAACCGTATGGTGCCTTTGTTGACATTGGTGGAATCAATGGCCTTCTCCATGTTAGCCAGATTAGTCATGATCGTGTCTCTGATATCTCAACCGTCCTACAACCTGGTGATACCCTTAAG GTTATGATACTGAGTCATGACCGCGAAAGGGGACGAGTAAGTCTTTCTACCAAAAAGCTGGAACCAACTCCTGGTGACATGATTCGGAATCCTAAGCTTGTATTTGAGAAG GCAGATGAGATGGCTCAGATATTCAGGCAAAGGATAGCCCAAGCCGAGGCGATGGCTCGTGCTGACATGCTAAGGTTCCAGCCTGAG AGTGGCTTGACCCTGAATTCTGAGGGCATTTTGGGCCCCCTCACATCAGACTTGCCTGCCGAGGGCCTGGACTTGAGTGAGATTCCCCCAGCTGACGACTAA